One Deinococcus aestuarii DNA segment encodes these proteins:
- a CDS encoding thymidine kinase — MLKSPYHGGHLEVIVGPMFSGKSEELIRRLTRAVIARQRVAVFKPALDRRYHAAHVASHAGRSIEAVAVRDACAVRAHLAGEGVLLAAPDHTLPEVVGIDEAQFFGPDLGPLVLELAQAGVRVILAGLDLDFRAEPFGCIPDLLARAESVEKLTAICTVCGAPATRSQRLIGGEPARYDDPVVLVGAQESYEARCRVHHHVVR, encoded by the coding sequence GTGCTCAAGTCCCCCTATCACGGCGGTCACCTGGAGGTGATCGTCGGGCCGATGTTCAGCGGCAAGAGCGAGGAACTCATCCGCCGCCTGACCCGCGCCGTGATCGCCCGGCAGCGGGTGGCCGTGTTCAAGCCCGCCCTCGACCGCCGCTACCACGCCGCGCACGTTGCCAGCCACGCGGGCCGCTCCATCGAGGCCGTCGCCGTGCGGGACGCCTGCGCCGTCCGCGCGCACCTCGCGGGGGAGGGGGTGCTGCTCGCGGCACCCGACCACACCCTGCCCGAGGTGGTCGGCATCGACGAGGCGCAGTTTTTCGGGCCGGACCTCGGGCCGCTGGTGCTGGAACTCGCCCAGGCGGGGGTGCGGGTGATCCTGGCGGGGCTGGACCTCGACTTCCGCGCCGAACCCTTCGGGTGCATCCCCGACCTGCTCGCGCGGGCGGAGAGCGTCGAGAAGCTCACGGCGATCTGCACGGTCTGCGGGGCGCCCGCCACCCGCTCACAGCGGCTGATCGGCGGCGAGCCCGCCCGCTACGACGATCCGGTCGTGCTCGTGGGGGCGCAGGAGAGCTACGAGGCCCGCTGCCGCGTTCACCACCACGTCGTGCGCTGA
- a CDS encoding VOC family protein, whose protein sequence is MLRIGSIVWGVRDVPRAILFWTRALDYRLRNEPDEDWAVLVPREGPGVQLALDLVDSEKARRHHLDLYAEDQAAEVERLLALGATRVDWRYEPEADYVVLADPDGNRFCVVQKD, encoded by the coding sequence ATGCTCAGAATCGGCTCCATCGTCTGGGGCGTGCGCGACGTGCCCAGGGCCATCCTGTTCTGGACGCGGGCGCTGGACTACCGCCTCCGCAACGAACCCGACGAGGACTGGGCCGTTCTGGTGCCCCGGGAGGGACCGGGCGTTCAACTGGCCCTCGACCTCGTGGATTCCGAGAAGGCGCGGCGCCACCACCTCGACCTCTATGCCGAGGATCAGGCGGCGGAGGTCGAGCGCTTACTGGCGCTGGGGGCAACCCGCGTGGACTGGCGCTACGAGCCGGAGGCCGACTACGTGGTGCTGGCCGACCCCGACGGCAACCGCTTTTGCGTGGTGCAGAAGGATTGA
- a CDS encoding amidohydrolase family protein: MTASNPSGLHLPELLTCDVLFTGVGGGQSPGGVVVANGVIAATGDPETLRASYPHARERRAGAIIAPPPVNAHTHLDMSAYDFRALPYFRWIPEVVVAQSAKRGLAGTQAGADTLARLGTGGVGDIVWAPDAMPALLAREDLRGVAYFEVLGPFPEAADETFRQTRERVEGWRRLERPGGLRVGLSPHTPFTVGHRLMRLLTEYAAGEGLPVQIHVAEHPSETELFRTGAGPLWDAMRRLRYPAAFSEVIGRDPAPDLTPVRYLDELGVLAGRPTLVHMVNVTPDDMARVGRAGCPVVTCPRSNAHLECGTFPWSAFAAAGVEVALGTDSVASGESLDVRGEVAFARRLYPDLDPRVLVRAAVKGGHRVTGLPTPTLRRGEAWDARYVW, encoded by the coding sequence ATGACTGCCTCCAACCCGTCCGGTCTCCACCTCCCCGAACTCCTCACCTGCGACGTGCTCTTCACGGGCGTTGGCGGCGGGCAGTCGCCGGGCGGGGTGGTCGTGGCGAACGGGGTGATCGCGGCGACCGGGGACCCGGAGACCCTGCGCGCGAGTTACCCCCACGCGCGGGAGCGGCGGGCCGGGGCCATCATCGCCCCGCCCCCCGTGAACGCCCACACCCACCTCGACATGAGCGCCTACGACTTTCGCGCCCTGCCCTACTTCCGCTGGATTCCCGAGGTCGTCGTCGCCCAGAGTGCGAAACGGGGGCTGGCGGGAACCCAGGCCGGGGCCGACACCCTCGCGCGGCTGGGCACCGGCGGGGTGGGCGACATCGTGTGGGCGCCGGACGCCATGCCCGCCCTCCTCGCCCGCGAGGACCTGCGCGGCGTGGCGTACTTCGAGGTGCTGGGGCCTTTCCCTGAGGCGGCGGACGAGACCTTCCGGCAGACCCGCGAGCGCGTCGAGGGCTGGCGCCGCCTGGAGCGTCCCGGCGGGCTGCGCGTCGGTCTCTCGCCCCACACGCCCTTCACGGTGGGCCACCGCCTGATGCGCCTCCTGACCGAGTACGCGGCGGGCGAGGGCTTGCCGGTGCAGATTCACGTCGCGGAGCACCCCTCAGAAACGGAGCTGTTCCGCACGGGCGCCGGGCCGCTGTGGGACGCCATGCGCCGCCTGCGTTACCCCGCCGCCTTCTCGGAGGTCATCGGGCGCGACCCGGCCCCCGACCTCACCCCGGTGCGCTACTTGGACGAGCTGGGGGTGCTGGCGGGGCGCCCCACCCTCGTCCACATGGTGAACGTGACCCCGGACGATATGGCCCGCGTGGGCCGCGCCGGGTGCCCGGTCGTCACCTGCCCGCGCTCGAACGCTCACCTGGAGTGCGGCACCTTTCCCTGGTCGGCCTTCGCGGCGGCGGGGGTGGAGGTCGCCCTGGGCACCGACTCCGTGGCGAGCGGCGAGAGCCTCGACGTGCGGGGGGAGGTCGCCTTCGCCCGCCGCCTCTATCCGGACCTCGACCCCAGGGTGCTGGTGCGGGCCGCCGTGAAGGGAGGCCACCGGGTGACGGGCCTGCCCACGCCGACCCTGCGCCGGGGCGAGGCGTGGGATGCCCGGTACGTCTGGTAA
- a CDS encoding nucleotidyltransferase domain-containing protein produces MTVPDLARTIAAQVAQVPGVVAVSLGGSHARGNARPDLDLGLAYDAASPFDLTALGALCRDLDDSGTASATPPGGWGPWVDGGAWLTVGGQRVDFIYRELGRVEQSVKGALAGRVSLHAQPGHPHGIHGHHYAAELATGVLLHDPEGKLERLKVRLGGYPAPLAQALEGHYGWQPGFWLDGAVGGLKRGDVHDAQGRMYQAVMALVQTLCARERAWILNEKGAVALAGALPGAPHNFAARVNLALAALDVEAVRNLAAEVGWGRPGVHGDSPNVG; encoded by the coding sequence GTGACCGTTCCCGACCTCGCCCGCACCATCGCCGCCCAGGTCGCGCAGGTTCCCGGCGTGGTCGCCGTCTCCCTCGGCGGCTCGCACGCCCGCGGCAACGCCCGCCCCGACCTCGACCTGGGCCTCGCCTACGACGCCGCGTCCCCCTTCGACCTGACCGCGCTGGGCGCCCTGTGCCGTGATCTGGACGACTCGGGCACGGCCTCAGCCACCCCGCCCGGCGGCTGGGGCCCGTGGGTGGACGGCGGCGCGTGGCTGACGGTGGGGGGGCAGCGGGTGGACTTCATCTACCGGGAACTCGGGCGGGTCGAACAAAGTGTGAAGGGCGCGCTGGCCGGACGGGTCAGCCTGCACGCGCAACCAGGGCACCCCCACGGCATCCACGGGCACCACTACGCGGCGGAACTGGCGACGGGAGTCCTCCTCCACGACCCGGAAGGCAAGTTGGAGCGGCTGAAGGTACGGCTCGGAGGCTACCCGGCGCCCCTCGCTCAAGCCCTCGAAGGGCACTACGGCTGGCAACCCGGCTTCTGGCTGGACGGCGCGGTGGGGGGCCTGAAACGCGGCGACGTGCATGACGCGCAGGGGCGCATGTACCAGGCCGTCATGGCGCTGGTGCAGACCCTCTGCGCGCGGGAGCGGGCCTGGATTCTGAACGAGAAGGGGGCGGTCGCGCTGGCGGGGGCATTGCCGGGGGCTCCACATAACTTCGCAGCTCGGGTCAACCTGGCGCTCGCGGCGCTGGACGTGGAGGCCGTGCGGAATCTGGCCGCCGAGGTGGGCTGGGGTCGGCCGGGGGTACATGGAGATTCCCCCAACGTTGGGTGA
- a CDS encoding sporulation protein, with translation MGFLKKMMAAVGVGGARVDARVQNPAVRVGEALTGTVLVQGGAAAQRVERVNLGLATRYKHDDGYVTHGLFSQPVTPGFDLRPGETREFPFSLTVPSGTPLSLPGTAVWLATDADIAGAVDPGDTDPLQILPSREMEVLITAAERLGFRLAASEVEHHHGRVVQELSFRPPHGQHHLTELEMMMFPASGGLDVVLEVDRRATGLSSLFTSEFGQRGRWHAPASLLNQGPDAVARELQGRIQRLS, from the coding sequence ATGGGCTTCCTGAAAAAGATGATGGCGGCGGTCGGTGTGGGCGGGGCGCGGGTGGACGCGCGGGTGCAGAACCCGGCGGTCCGGGTCGGCGAGGCGCTCACGGGCACGGTCCTCGTGCAGGGCGGGGCCGCGGCGCAGCGCGTCGAGCGGGTGAACCTCGGCCTCGCCACCCGCTACAAGCACGACGACGGCTACGTCACCCACGGGCTGTTCAGCCAGCCGGTGACGCCCGGTTTCGACCTGCGACCCGGCGAGACGCGCGAGTTTCCCTTCTCGCTCACCGTGCCGTCCGGTACCCCGCTCAGCCTGCCGGGCACGGCGGTCTGGCTGGCGACCGACGCCGACATCGCGGGGGCGGTGGACCCCGGCGACACCGACCCCCTCCAGATCCTCCCCAGCCGCGAGATGGAGGTGCTGATCACGGCGGCGGAGCGCCTGGGCTTCCGGCTCGCCGCGAGCGAGGTCGAGCACCACCACGGGCGCGTCGTGCAGGAACTCAGCTTCCGGCCCCCGCACGGGCAACACCACCTCACCGAACTGGAGATGATGATGTTCCCGGCCTCGGGCGGCCTCGACGTGGTTCTGGAGGTGGACCGCCGCGCCACCGGCCTGAGCAGCCTCTTCACCTCCGAGTTCGGGCAGCGGGGGCGCTGGCATGCGCCCGCCTCCCTCCTCAATCAGGGACCGGACGCGGTGGCGCGCGAGTTGCAGGGCAGAATTCAGCGGCTGAGCTGA
- a CDS encoding GNAT family N-acetyltransferase → MIRARPWTRADLRVLEPLLAASFGRSDFDLADELDYFPDPVPPGWLTAWGGNAEPLGLLRFFPAGNGVRVAELYAVPGPLREGVWEALLRGLVSAVPLVPGERLRFDLARDNIALRTLLGRVLEVVAVHEYLRLEREVEGQGQPPRPPLAPEDAQAAAEVLSALKPSSPDTLRALFAQGDLTLSRRDGRVVGAAHVEGRGEGEREVVTFAVRPGARGTGEGARLLHALLAGQPAGTRRLTLQVREDNHAACRLYVREGFRERPRGREVWLLTRLPQPG, encoded by the coding sequence ATGATCCGAGCGCGTCCCTGGACCCGCGCTGACCTCCGCGTGCTGGAGCCGCTGCTGGCCGCGTCGTTCGGGCGGTCGGACTTCGATCTGGCCGACGAGCTGGACTACTTCCCCGATCCGGTGCCGCCGGGGTGGCTCACGGCCTGGGGCGGGAACGCCGAACCGTTGGGCTTGCTGCGCTTCTTTCCGGCGGGGAACGGCGTGCGGGTCGCGGAACTGTACGCGGTGCCCGGGCCGTTGCGGGAGGGCGTGTGGGAGGCCCTGCTGCGCGGGCTGGTGAGCGCCGTTCCCCTGGTCCCCGGAGAACGCCTGCGCTTCGACCTGGCCCGGGACAACATCGCCCTGCGGACATTGCTGGGCCGAGTCCTCGAAGTGGTCGCGGTGCACGAATACCTGCGCCTCGAACGTGAGGTGGAGGGCCAGGGTCAACCCCCGCGCCCTCCGCTGGCCCCTGAAGACGCCCAGGCCGCCGCCGAGGTCCTCTCCGCCCTCAAGCCCTCTTCGCCGGACACACTGCGGGCGCTGTTCGCGCAAGGGGACCTCACCCTGTCCCGTCGGGACGGGAGGGTCGTCGGTGCCGCCCACGTGGAGGGCCGGGGAGAGGGGGAACGGGAGGTGGTGACCTTCGCCGTGCGGCCCGGTGCACGCGGAACGGGGGAGGGCGCCCGGCTCCTGCACGCCCTCCTCGCGGGTCAACCTGCGGGGACGAGGCGCCTCACGTTGCAGGTGAGGGAGGACAATCACGCCGCGTGCCGCCTGTACGTCCGGGAAGGGTTCCGGGAACGCCCGAGGGGGCGCGAGGTCTGGCTCTTGACCCGTCTTCCACAGCCCGGCTGA
- the rpmI gene encoding 50S ribosomal protein L35 — MPKMKTKKSMTRRVKVTATGKVMAFKSGKRHQNTGKSGDEIRGKGKGFVLAKSEWARMKLGLVVGRK, encoded by the coding sequence ATGCCGAAGATGAAGACCAAAAAGAGCATGACCCGCCGGGTGAAGGTCACGGCCACCGGCAAGGTCATGGCGTTCAAGAGTGGCAAGCGCCACCAGAACACCGGCAAGAGCGGCGACGAGATTCGCGGCAAGGGCAAAGGCTTCGTGCTCGCCAAGAGCGAGTGGGCCCGCATGAAGCTCGGGCTCGTCGTCGGGAGGAAGTGA
- a CDS encoding NADAR family protein produces the protein MPDTVYFYRTAHPFSNFHLSVFTEDGVTYRWAEQYLMTRKARLFGDEERVAAILAARTPAECKALGRRVTPYDDGVWARKRYGVALDMLRLKFGQNDGLRAVLLDTGDALLVEASPTDRIWGIGFSEGEAEAHRRIWGENLLGRALMEVRSEVRG, from the coding sequence ATGCCGGACACCGTGTACTTCTACCGCACCGCCCACCCCTTCTCGAACTTCCATCTCAGTGTCTTTACAGAGGACGGCGTGACCTACCGCTGGGCCGAGCAGTACCTGATGACCCGTAAGGCCCGGCTCTTCGGCGATGAGGAACGGGTTGCCGCCATCCTCGCCGCCCGCACCCCGGCGGAATGCAAGGCGCTGGGCCGCCGCGTCACCCCCTACGACGACGGCGTGTGGGCGCGTAAGCGGTACGGCGTGGCGCTCGACATGCTTCGGCTGAAGTTCGGGCAGAACGATGGGCTGCGCGCCGTCTTGCTCGACACGGGAGACGCCCTCCTCGTCGAAGCCTCACCCACCGACCGCATCTGGGGGATCGGCTTTTCGGAAGGGGAGGCGGAGGCGCACCGCCGCATCTGGGGCGAGAACCTGCTGGGCCGCGCGCTGATGGAGGTGCGGTCGGAGGTGCGGGGATAG
- the rpmE gene encoding 50S ribosomal protein L31 has protein sequence MKKDIHPKAVPTKIMYQGKVVMETLSTRPEIHVDVWSGVHPFWTGEERFVDTEGRVDKFNKRFGDSYRTKKK, from the coding sequence ATGAAGAAAGACATCCACCCCAAGGCCGTGCCCACCAAGATCATGTACCAGGGCAAGGTCGTCATGGAAACCCTCTCGACCCGCCCCGAGATCCACGTGGACGTGTGGAGCGGCGTGCATCCCTTCTGGACCGGCGAGGAGCGCTTCGTGGACACCGAGGGCCGCGTCGACAAGTTCAACAAGCGCTTCGGCGACTCGTACCGCACCAAGAAGAAGTAA
- a CDS encoding DUF2171 domain-containing protein, which produces MTQNDGQNDQSVANQIDDRIDQNLRERLEAQGEHMQVKDMNGEHVGTVDHVEGDQLKLTRTDSPDGQHHYVPLSQVESMDDVAVYLNVSRDQVQ; this is translated from the coding sequence ATGACTCAGAACGACGGGCAAAACGACCAGAGCGTCGCCAACCAGATCGACGACCGGATCGACCAGAACCTCCGCGAACGGCTGGAGGCCCAGGGTGAGCACATGCAGGTCAAGGACATGAACGGCGAGCACGTCGGCACGGTGGACCATGTGGAGGGTGACCAGCTCAAGCTGACCCGCACCGACAGCCCCGACGGCCAGCACCACTACGTGCCCCTCTCGCAGGTCGAGAGCATGGACGACGTGGCGGTGTACCTCAACGTCAGCCGCGATCAGGTGCAGTAA
- the ppgK gene encoding polyphosphate--glucose phosphotransferase produces the protein MSVILGIDIGGSGIKGAPVDTDTGRLLAERHRIPTPPGAQPDAVRDVVAELVRHFGHQGPVGVTFPGIVQNGRTLSAANVDKAWIGLDADALFTEATGRDVHLINDADAAGLAEARFGAGAGVSGLVMVLTFGTGIGSALIYNGVLVPNTELGHLWLKGDREAEPWASDRARERDDLNWKQWAKRASTYLQHVEALFSPDLFIIGGGISKKVDKWGEHIQLTRGRFVPATLQNEAGIVGAAMVAGGRQVKEPTLPVEGRVKGLTPGNPTDA, from the coding sequence ATGAGCGTGATCCTGGGCATCGACATCGGCGGCAGCGGCATCAAGGGGGCACCCGTGGACACGGACACCGGGCGGCTGCTCGCCGAGCGCCACCGCATCCCCACCCCGCCGGGGGCTCAGCCCGACGCGGTGAGGGATGTGGTGGCCGAACTCGTGCGGCACTTCGGGCATCAGGGACCCGTGGGCGTCACCTTTCCCGGCATCGTCCAGAACGGGCGCACGCTGAGTGCCGCCAATGTGGACAAGGCCTGGATCGGCCTCGACGCCGACGCCCTCTTTACCGAGGCGACCGGGCGCGACGTTCACCTCATCAACGACGCGGACGCGGCGGGGCTCGCCGAGGCGCGTTTCGGGGCGGGGGCGGGCGTGAGCGGCCTGGTGATGGTGCTGACCTTCGGCACCGGGATCGGCAGCGCCCTGATCTACAATGGCGTGCTGGTGCCCAACACCGAGCTGGGGCACCTGTGGCTCAAAGGCGACCGGGAGGCCGAGCCGTGGGCCTCCGACCGCGCCCGCGAGCGCGACGATCTCAACTGGAAGCAGTGGGCCAAGCGCGCCAGCACCTACCTCCAGCACGTCGAGGCGCTGTTCTCCCCCGACCTCTTCATCATCGGGGGCGGCATCAGCAAGAAGGTGGACAAGTGGGGCGAGCACATCCAGCTCACCCGGGGCAGGTTCGTGCCCGCCACCCTCCAGAACGAGGCCGGAATCGTCGGCGCCGCGATGGTCGCGGGGGGACGGCAGGTCAAGGAGCCCACCCTTCCGGTGGAGGGCAGGGTCAAGGGCCTCACGCCCGGAAACCCCACCGATGCCTGA
- a CDS encoding GGDEF domain-containing protein: MKPTAHRALHPRDDEPWQDSQRRMFLRLAWLGTVACGVALWIQRPAFDPLDRVALPLLALTLLVLQAAVAARRVRVRTAVTVTYAATTVYFLLALEQQFRTFAPQVHMLSESTYWFALLYAAPFLIAPPRQALGWAGGTYAVALALCLYHLGRGVGGGDLRLTGAVLQFLLSGAVIIVVQGTFGVQRMHLLAAREAAYKDALTGLANRRAAEERLAALAGEGEPFTVAMFDLDHFKRLNDEHGHGAGDRVLRGVAGAARTVLPPGGLAARWGGEEFLLILPPLEGPDVRPLLDTLRGHLRDLRHGEVSGVTACFGVATTRPGEHPDDVVARADAAMYAAKRQGRNDVRLDETHRVRG, from the coding sequence ATGAAGCCCACCGCCCACCGCGCACTCCACCCCCGCGACGACGAGCCCTGGCAGGACTCGCAGCGGCGGATGTTCCTGCGGCTGGCGTGGCTGGGGACCGTGGCGTGCGGGGTGGCGCTGTGGATCCAGCGCCCGGCCTTCGATCCGCTCGACCGGGTGGCGCTGCCCCTGCTGGCGCTGACCCTGCTCGTCCTCCAGGCGGCGGTGGCGGCCCGCCGGGTGAGGGTCCGCACGGCGGTGACGGTGACGTACGCGGCGACCACGGTGTATTTCCTGCTCGCGCTGGAGCAGCAGTTCCGGACCTTCGCGCCGCAGGTGCACATGCTCAGCGAGAGCACGTACTGGTTCGCGCTGCTGTACGCCGCCCCCTTCCTGATCGCCCCGCCCCGGCAGGCCCTGGGGTGGGCGGGGGGGACCTACGCGGTCGCGCTGGCGCTGTGCCTGTATCACCTCGGGCGGGGGGTGGGGGGCGGTGACCTGCGGCTCACCGGGGCGGTGCTCCAGTTCCTGCTCTCCGGGGCCGTCATCATCGTGGTGCAGGGGACCTTCGGGGTGCAGCGGATGCACCTGCTCGCCGCGCGCGAGGCCGCCTACAAAGACGCCCTGACGGGGCTCGCCAACCGCCGCGCCGCCGAGGAGAGGCTCGCGGCCCTCGCCGGGGAGGGCGAGCCCTTCACCGTGGCGATGTTCGACCTCGACCACTTCAAGCGCCTCAACGACGAGCACGGCCACGGGGCGGGCGACCGGGTGCTGCGCGGCGTGGCGGGGGCGGCGCGCACCGTCTTGCCCCCCGGCGGTCTGGCCGCGCGCTGGGGCGGCGAGGAGTTCTTGCTGATCCTGCCGCCCCTGGAGGGACCCGACGTGCGCCCGCTCCTCGACACCCTGCGCGGGCACCTGCGCGACCTGCGGCACGGCGAGGTCTCGGGTGTCACCGCCTGTTTCGGGGTCGCCACCACCCGGCCCGGCGAGCACCCTGACGATGTGGTCGCCCGCGCCGACGCCGCCATGTACGCCGCCAAACGCCAGGGCCGCAACGACGTGAGGCTGGACGAGACCCACCGGGTGCGCGGCTGA
- the rplT gene encoding 50S ribosomal protein L20 produces the protein MPRVKTGIVRRRRHKKVLKRAKGFWGSRSKQYRNAFQTLLNAATYEYRDRRNKKRDFRRLWIQRINAGARLHGMNYSTFMGGLKRAGVDLNRKVLADIAAREPEAFRALVDAAKGARSQ, from the coding sequence ATGCCACGCGTCAAGACCGGGATCGTCCGCCGCCGCCGCCACAAGAAGGTGCTCAAGCGCGCCAAGGGCTTCTGGGGCAGCCGCTCCAAGCAGTACCGCAACGCCTTCCAGACGCTGCTCAACGCCGCGACCTACGAGTACCGCGACCGCCGCAACAAGAAGCGCGACTTCCGCCGCCTGTGGATTCAGCGCATCAACGCCGGTGCCCGCCTGCACGGCATGAACTACTCCACCTTCATGGGCGGCCTCAAGCGCGCCGGGGTGGACCTCAACCGCAAGGTCCTCGCCGACATCGCCGCCCGCGAGCCCGAGGCCTTCCGCGCGCTCGTGGACGCCGCGAAGGGTGCGCGGAGCCAGTAA
- a CDS encoding alpha-amylase family protein produces the protein MLKSDLGARLRTAFDDDRDADTFLLRLERYGDDLQGSLRAVYGDRADALFDRLTEVMLHAYHARPADLRRLDEARLLRPDWLQSPDMIGYVTYADRFAGTLRGVGEHLDYLQGLGVKYLHLMPLLKPRAGENDGGYAVQDYRAVRDDLGTMDDLSALARGLRERGVSLVLDLVLNHVAREHEWAEKARAGDSKYRDYFHIFPDRERPDAYERTLPEVFPDFAPGNFSYDDAAGGWVWTTFNAYQWDLNWANPDVFLEFADLILYLANRGVEVFRLDAIAFIWKRLGTTSQNQPEVHHLTRALRAAARIVAPGVAFKAEAIVAPADLIHYLGTRSHHGKVSDMAYHNSLMVQIWSTFASRNTRLFEEALRAFPPKPTNTTWGMYVRCHDDIGWAISDEDAARAGLNGEAHRRFLSDFYSGEFPGSFARGLVFQFNPATGDRRISGSGASLAGLEAALEAGDGGRVDDAVRRLLLAHAVVLGFGGVPLLYMGDELARLNDYGFTEVPEHAPDNRWVHRPRMDWELAEKVATEPDSPAGRVNAGLRHLIRVRQETPHLHASIESHALPSPDGRVLLLRRDHPLGVMVQVYNFSEGEVDLPAYVLRDHLGEHATDLLGGSAFTFGHYPVHLEPYRALWLVSREFPG, from the coding sequence GTGCTCAAGTCAGACCTGGGGGCGCGGCTGCGGACCGCGTTCGACGACGACCGTGACGCCGATACGTTCCTCCTGCGCCTGGAGCGGTACGGAGACGACCTGCAAGGGAGCCTGCGCGCCGTATACGGGGACCGGGCGGACGCGCTCTTCGACCGCCTGACCGAGGTCATGCTCCACGCCTACCACGCCCGCCCCGCCGACCTGCGCAGGCTCGACGAAGCGCGGCTGCTGCGCCCCGACTGGCTCCAGTCCCCCGACATGATCGGGTACGTCACCTATGCGGACCGCTTCGCTGGGACCCTGAGGGGCGTGGGCGAACACCTCGACTACCTCCAGGGCCTCGGGGTGAAGTACCTCCACCTGATGCCCCTCCTCAAGCCCCGCGCGGGCGAGAACGACGGCGGTTACGCGGTGCAGGACTACCGCGCGGTGCGGGACGACCTGGGCACGATGGACGACCTCTCGGCCCTGGCGCGGGGGTTGCGTGAGCGCGGCGTCAGCCTCGTCCTCGACCTCGTGCTCAACCACGTGGCCCGCGAGCACGAGTGGGCGGAAAAAGCCCGTGCGGGAGACTCCAAGTACCGCGACTACTTCCACATCTTCCCCGACCGCGAGAGGCCCGACGCCTACGAGCGGACCCTCCCCGAGGTCTTCCCCGACTTCGCGCCGGGCAACTTCTCTTACGACGACGCGGCGGGGGGCTGGGTCTGGACCACCTTCAACGCCTACCAGTGGGACCTGAACTGGGCCAACCCGGATGTCTTCCTGGAGTTCGCCGACCTGATCCTGTACCTCGCCAACCGGGGGGTCGAGGTCTTCCGGTTGGACGCCATCGCCTTCATCTGGAAGCGGCTGGGCACGACGAGCCAGAACCAGCCCGAGGTCCACCACCTCACCCGGGCCCTGCGCGCCGCCGCCCGGATCGTGGCGCCCGGGGTGGCCTTCAAGGCCGAGGCCATCGTCGCGCCCGCCGACCTGATCCACTACCTCGGCACGCGGTCACACCACGGCAAGGTCTCGGACATGGCCTACCACAACAGCCTGATGGTGCAGATCTGGTCCACCTTCGCCAGCCGCAACACCCGGCTTTTCGAGGAGGCGCTGCGGGCCTTTCCCCCCAAGCCCACGAACACGACCTGGGGCATGTACGTCCGCTGCCACGACGACATTGGCTGGGCGATCAGCGACGAGGACGCCGCCCGCGCGGGCCTGAATGGTGAGGCGCACCGCCGCTTCCTCAGCGACTTCTACAGCGGCGAGTTCCCGGGCTCCTTCGCGCGCGGCCTCGTCTTCCAGTTCAACCCCGCGACCGGGGACCGCCGCATCAGCGGGTCGGGGGCCAGCCTCGCCGGGCTGGAGGCGGCGCTGGAGGCCGGGGACGGGGGCCGGGTAGACGACGCCGTGCGCCGCCTGCTTCTCGCCCACGCGGTTGTCCTGGGCTTCGGCGGCGTGCCCCTGCTGTATATGGGCGACGAGCTGGCGAGGCTCAACGACTACGGCTTCACCGAGGTCCCCGAACACGCCCCCGACAACCGCTGGGTCCACCGCCCGAGGATGGACTGGGAGTTGGCCGAGAAGGTGGCGACGGAACCCGACTCGCCCGCCGGACGGGTCAACGCGGGCCTGCGTCACCTGATCCGCGTCCGGCAGGAGACCCCGCACCTCCACGCCAGCATCGAGAGCCACGCCCTGCCCAGCCCCGACGGGCGGGTGCTGCTGCTGCGGCGCGACCACCCGCTCGGCGTGATGGTGCAGGTCTACAACTTCAGCGAGGGGGAGGTGGATCTCCCCGCCTATGTGCTGCGCGACCACCTCGGTGAGCACGCGACCGACCTGCTCGGCGGGAGTGCCTTCACCTTCGGGCATTACCCGGTGCATCTGGAACCCTACCGGGCACTGTGGCTGGTGAGCCGGGAGTTCCCGGGATGA